The Achromobacter deleyi genome has a window encoding:
- a CDS encoding pyridoxine 5'-phosphate synthase has translation MIELGVNIDHVATLRQQRHTVYPDPIAAALRAEDAGADLITLHLREDRRHIQDADVYAIRPQLRTRMNLECAVTAEMLEIACAVKPSDVCLVPEKRTELTTEGGLEVAGAMGPVSDAVALLAEAGIRVSLFIDPDPAQIAAAARAGAPVIELHTGAYAEAEGEAAEAELRRIRLAVAEGLRHGLRVNAGHGLHYGNVKPVAALDGISELNIGHAIVAQSIFDGWEKAVRDMKALMVQARLQALRGL, from the coding sequence ATGATAGAACTTGGTGTAAACATCGATCACGTTGCCACGCTGCGGCAACAACGCCACACGGTCTACCCCGACCCGATCGCCGCCGCGCTGCGCGCGGAAGACGCCGGGGCCGACCTGATCACGCTGCATCTGCGCGAAGACCGGCGCCATATCCAGGACGCCGACGTCTACGCCATCCGTCCGCAGCTGCGCACCCGCATGAACCTGGAATGCGCGGTCACCGCTGAAATGCTGGAGATCGCCTGCGCGGTCAAGCCCAGCGATGTCTGCCTGGTGCCCGAAAAGCGCACCGAGCTGACGACGGAAGGGGGCCTGGAAGTGGCGGGCGCCATGGGGCCGGTTTCTGACGCGGTGGCCCTGCTGGCCGAGGCCGGCATCCGCGTGTCGCTGTTCATCGACCCGGACCCGGCGCAGATCGCCGCGGCGGCCAGGGCGGGCGCGCCCGTGATCGAGCTGCATACGGGCGCCTATGCGGAGGCCGAAGGCGAGGCCGCCGAGGCCGAGCTGCGGCGCATCCGCCTGGCGGTGGCCGAAGGCCTGCGCCACGGCTTGCGCGTGAACGCCGGGCATGGCCTGCACTATGGCAACGTCAAGCCGGTGGCGGCGCTGGACGGCATCTCCGAACTCAATATCGGCCACGCCATCGTGGCGCAGTCGATATTCGACGGCTGGGAAAAAGCGGTGCGCGACATGAAGGCGCTGATGGTGCAAGCGCGCCTGCAAGCGTTGCGCGGCCTTTGA
- the nagZ gene encoding beta-N-acetylhexosaminidase, with amino-acid sequence MAKKKSKAVLPPGPVMVDVAGYALTKAEKKRLRHPLVGGVILFARNFENRAQLTELTRQIHKARKEPLLILVDHEGGRVQRFREDGFTGLPAMRELGALWDRDPLNAMRLATEAGYVLAAELRACGVDMSFTPVLDLDYGVSKVIGNRAFHHDPRVVAMLSRALIQGLALAGMSACGKHFPGHGYVGADSHHEIPVDPRTLDEILKDDAAPYAWLGDAVLPSVMPAHVIYPKVDKHPAGFSKRWVQDILRKRLGYDGVVFSDDLTMEGASVAGDILDRANAALRAGCDMVLVCNRPDLADELLSKLEFDHTPESVARIRRLMPRFDAPDWDTLQAESRYQNARRLQSQIVPV; translated from the coding sequence ATGGCCAAGAAGAAATCCAAGGCGGTTCTGCCCCCCGGCCCCGTGATGGTCGATGTGGCGGGATACGCGCTGACGAAAGCGGAAAAGAAGCGCCTGCGCCACCCCCTGGTGGGCGGCGTCATTCTCTTTGCCCGCAATTTCGAGAACCGTGCCCAGCTGACCGAGCTGACGCGCCAGATCCACAAGGCCCGCAAGGAGCCGCTGCTGATCCTGGTGGACCACGAAGGCGGCCGCGTGCAGCGCTTTCGCGAAGACGGCTTCACCGGCTTGCCCGCGATGCGCGAGCTGGGCGCGCTGTGGGACCGCGATCCGCTCAATGCGATGCGCCTGGCGACGGAAGCCGGCTACGTGCTGGCCGCCGAACTGCGCGCCTGCGGCGTGGACATGAGCTTCACGCCGGTGCTGGACCTGGACTACGGCGTCAGCAAGGTGATCGGCAACCGCGCCTTCCACCATGATCCGCGCGTCGTCGCGATGCTGTCGCGCGCGCTGATCCAGGGCCTGGCGCTGGCCGGCATGTCGGCTTGCGGCAAGCACTTCCCGGGCCATGGCTACGTGGGGGCGGATTCGCACCACGAGATTCCCGTGGACCCGCGCACGCTGGACGAGATCCTGAAGGACGACGCCGCTCCGTACGCCTGGCTGGGCGACGCGGTGCTGCCGTCGGTGATGCCCGCGCACGTGATCTATCCCAAGGTCGACAAGCATCCGGCCGGCTTTTCCAAGCGCTGGGTGCAGGACATCCTGCGCAAGCGCCTGGGCTATGACGGCGTGGTGTTCTCGGACGACCTGACCATGGAAGGCGCGTCGGTCGCCGGCGACATCCTGGACCGCGCCAATGCCGCGCTGCGCGCCGGCTGCGACATGGTGCTGGTGTGCAACCGGCCGGACCTGGCCGACGAGTTGCTGTCGAAGCTGGAGTTCGACCACACGCCCGAGTCCGTGGCCCGCATCCGCCGCCTGATGCCGCGTTTCGATGCGCCCGACTGGGATACCTTGCAGGCCGAAAGCCGCTATCAGAATGCCCGACGACTTCAATCTCAAATCGTTCCTGTCTGA
- the acpS gene encoding holo-ACP synthase, with translation MSDPSSATPPGAIAGIGMDLLRIDRIERALERHGDRFAEKILGVEELQKFHARRARDPVRGLRFLATRFAAKEAFSKAIGLGMRMPMTWRRVQTLNAPGGRPVLVIAPELLEWYAQRFGAAHVSITDESDMAAAYVVVERKP, from the coding sequence ATGTCCGATCCTTCCTCCGCCACGCCCCCGGGCGCCATCGCCGGCATCGGCATGGACCTGCTGCGCATCGACCGCATCGAGCGCGCCCTCGAGCGCCATGGCGACCGCTTTGCGGAGAAGATCCTGGGCGTCGAAGAACTGCAGAAGTTCCACGCGCGGCGCGCGCGCGATCCGGTGCGCGGCCTGCGTTTCCTGGCCACCCGCTTTGCCGCCAAAGAGGCGTTTTCCAAGGCGATCGGGCTGGGCATGCGCATGCCCATGACCTGGCGGCGCGTGCAGACGCTGAATGCGCCGGGCGGGCGCCCGGTGCTGGTGATCGCGCCCGAACTGCTGGAATGGTATGCCCAGCGATTCGGCGCCGCCCATGTTTCCATTACCGATGAATCCGATATGGCCGCCGCCTACGTGGTGGTCGAACGCAAGCCCTGA
- the uvrC gene encoding excinuclease ABC subunit UvrC, whose translation MPDDFNLKSFLSDLPHLPGVYRHLDAAGEVMYVGKARDLKKRVSSYFQKNLASPRIAQMVAKVARLEVTVTRSEAEALILENNLIKSLKPRYNILFRDDKSYPYLLITGHAWPRIAYYRGATNKRGQYFGPFPNAWAVRETIQILQKVFRLRTCEDSVFANRSRPCLLHQIGRCSAPCVGAIEAAEYERDVQRAVRFLNGEAKEVMGEIEARMLAAAGELRFEEAAALRDQMGSLARVLHQQTMENVSGEDTDIIAVAIAGGKVCVNLAMVRGGRHLGDKPFFPTHAEGEAAPQVLEAFVAQHYTDNALPPVLVCSHALPDPDLISLLVEQAGGRPSRVLTRPQGTRRSWLEQATKNAEMALARALTESGARAARTLALAEALDLDTDEAALDALRIECFDISHTAGEATQASCVVFEHHDMQPSLYRRYNIAGITPGDDYAAMRQVLTRRFAKVADGEAQMPGLVLIDGGKGQVEVARKVFAELGLDIQTLVGVAKGEGRKVGLETLVFADERPPVALGGESAALMLIAQVRDEAHRFAITGMRARRAKTRNVSRLEEIEGVGARRRQRLLARFGGFSGVASASIEDLATVDGISQELAIRIYEALR comes from the coding sequence ATGCCCGACGACTTCAATCTCAAATCGTTCCTGTCTGACCTGCCGCATCTGCCGGGCGTCTACCGGCACCTGGATGCGGCGGGCGAGGTCATGTATGTCGGCAAGGCGCGCGACCTGAAGAAGCGCGTCTCGTCGTATTTCCAGAAAAACCTGGCCAGCCCTCGTATCGCCCAGATGGTGGCGAAGGTGGCGCGGCTTGAGGTGACGGTGACGCGCTCCGAGGCCGAAGCGCTGATCCTGGAAAACAACCTCATCAAGAGCCTGAAGCCGCGCTACAACATCCTGTTCCGCGACGACAAGTCCTATCCGTACCTGCTCATCACCGGCCATGCCTGGCCGCGCATCGCCTACTACCGCGGCGCCACCAACAAGCGCGGGCAGTATTTCGGCCCGTTTCCCAACGCCTGGGCCGTGCGCGAAACCATCCAGATCCTGCAGAAGGTCTTCCGCCTGCGCACGTGCGAGGACAGCGTCTTCGCCAACCGCTCGCGGCCCTGTCTGCTGCATCAGATCGGCCGTTGCTCGGCGCCCTGCGTGGGCGCGATCGAGGCGGCCGAGTACGAGCGCGACGTACAGCGCGCGGTGCGTTTCCTGAACGGGGAAGCCAAGGAGGTCATGGGCGAGATCGAGGCCCGCATGCTGGCCGCCGCGGGCGAACTGCGCTTCGAGGAAGCCGCGGCCCTGCGCGACCAGATGGGCTCGCTGGCGCGCGTGCTGCACCAGCAGACCATGGAGAACGTCAGCGGCGAGGACACCGACATCATCGCGGTGGCGATCGCCGGCGGCAAGGTCTGCGTGAACCTGGCGATGGTGCGCGGCGGCCGTCACCTGGGCGACAAGCCGTTCTTTCCGACGCATGCGGAGGGCGAGGCCGCGCCGCAGGTGCTGGAAGCGTTCGTGGCGCAGCATTACACCGACAACGCGCTGCCGCCCGTGCTGGTCTGTTCCCACGCATTGCCCGACCCGGACCTGATCTCCCTGCTGGTGGAGCAGGCCGGCGGGCGACCGTCGCGGGTGCTGACGCGTCCACAGGGCACGCGCCGGTCCTGGCTGGAGCAGGCCACCAAGAACGCCGAAATGGCCCTGGCGCGCGCGCTCACCGAGTCCGGCGCCCGCGCGGCCCGCACCCTGGCGCTGGCCGAGGCGCTGGACCTGGACACGGACGAGGCCGCGCTGGACGCGCTGCGCATCGAGTGCTTCGACATCAGCCATACGGCCGGCGAGGCCACCCAGGCTTCCTGCGTGGTGTTCGAACACCACGACATGCAGCCCTCGCTTTACCGCCGCTACAACATTGCCGGCATTACGCCGGGCGACGACTACGCGGCGATGCGGCAGGTGCTGACCCGGCGCTTTGCCAAGGTGGCCGATGGCGAGGCGCAGATGCCCGGGCTGGTCCTGATCGACGGCGGCAAGGGGCAGGTGGAGGTCGCTCGCAAGGTGTTCGCGGAGCTGGGCCTGGACATCCAGACGCTGGTGGGCGTGGCCAAGGGGGAAGGGCGCAAGGTCGGCCTGGAGACCCTGGTGTTCGCCGACGAGCGGCCGCCCGTGGCGCTGGGCGGCGAATCCGCCGCGTTGATGCTGATCGCCCAGGTGCGCGACGAGGCGCACCGGTTCGCGATCACCGGCATGCGGGCCCGGCGCGCCAAGACGCGCAACGTCTCGCGCCTGGAAGAGATCGAAGGCGTGGGAGCGCGCCGCCGGCAGCGGCTGCTTGCCCGGTTCGGCGGCTTCTCGGGCGTGGCCTCGGCCAGCATCGAGGATCTGGCGACGGTGGACGGCATCTCCCAGGAACTCGCCATCCGCATTTACGAGGCGCTGCGCTAA